The Deinococcus wulumuqiensis R12 genome has a window encoding:
- a CDS encoding transposase, with the protein MLLILLTLLALPAHQHRFFAALIPLWQAIPGRINARNFSRYSGWNERTLRRWFQKTLPWAELHWGLLQLLVRLGVLEGRFILALDASFVPKSGKHTPGLGAFWNGALHRSETGLELSCLALLSWSGHHAFPVHVQQTQPRGQKADRLEQYLDQLVSFLEQRRTWLARHLRVVVADGQYAKTMFMDAVSREGYAFVTKMQCNANLLYPFTGAHPKRRGGRQKWAGKVDFINFDGWARVPGEDRERVWTRVVWAPRYARLLRVVVIQNVDRRGKVKGHVVLCSTDPTLPAEQIRALYSARFRLEFVFRDAKQFAGLNTCQLRRTIALENHWNAAFFALSLGRAEVLLEEAGRLQRPVSQMMFSYEDIKRRAYNRLFARRILRNLGLEARFHELEKHPSRPLDLGVKAA; encoded by the coding sequence ATGTTACTGATTCTGCTGACCCTTTTGGCCCTGCCCGCCCATCAACATCGTTTTTTTGCTGCACTCATTCCGCTTTGGCAAGCCATTCCCGGTCGGATCAACGCCAGGAATTTCAGCCGCTACAGCGGCTGGAACGAACGAACGCTCCGTCGCTGGTTTCAGAAGACCTTGCCGTGGGCGGAGTTGCACTGGGGTCTGCTACAACTCTTGGTCCGACTGGGCGTGTTGGAGGGGCGCTTCATCCTGGCCCTGGATGCCAGCTTCGTTCCCAAGTCGGGCAAGCACACTCCGGGGTTGGGGGCCTTCTGGAACGGTGCATTGCACCGTTCCGAAACTGGGTTGGAGCTGTCGTGTCTGGCGCTGCTGAGCTGGTCGGGCCATCATGCGTTTCCTGTCCATGTACAACAAACTCAGCCACGTGGACAAAAGGCCGACCGCCTCGAACAGTACCTGGATCAGCTGGTCTCTTTCCTGGAGCAGCGCCGGACCTGGTTAGCCCGGCATCTCCGCGTGGTGGTCGCGGATGGTCAGTACGCCAAGACGATGTTTATGGACGCTGTAAGTCGCGAAGGCTACGCCTTCGTGACCAAAATGCAGTGCAACGCCAACCTGCTTTACCCCTTTACTGGCGCACACCCCAAGCGGCGGGGAGGCCGGCAGAAGTGGGCCGGGAAAGTCGATTTCATCAACTTTGATGGGTGGGCCCGTGTGCCGGGTGAGGACCGGGAACGGGTGTGGACGCGCGTCGTGTGGGCACCCCGTTACGCGCGGCTTCTCCGGGTCGTGGTCATCCAGAACGTAGACCGACGCGGCAAGGTAAAGGGGCACGTGGTGCTGTGCAGCACCGATCCGACGCTGCCAGCGGAGCAGATTCGGGCACTGTACAGTGCCCGGTTCAGGCTGGAATTTGTGTTCCGGGACGCCAAGCAGTTCGCGGGGTTGAACACGTGTCAGCTTCGCCGCACCATCGCGTTGGAAAACCACTGGAATGCCGCCTTCTTTGCGCTGAGTCTGGGACGGGCAGAGGTCTTGCTCGAAGAGGCAGGACGCCTCCAGCGTCCTGTCTCCCAGATGATGTTCTCCTACGAAGACATCAAACGACGGGCCTACAACCGGCTCTTTGCCCGCCGAATTCTTCGCAATCTCGGTCTTGAGGCACGATTCCACGAGTTAGAGAAACATCCGTCCAGGCCGCTCGACCTTGGCGT